The DNA window CCGTGGACGTGAGCCTTGGGCAGGCTCACGTCCGTCTACAGAACCTGCCGGAGCACACGGATATCCGCGCGATCCGTGCCCGGCACGTCAACACGATGGTGAGCGTGCAGGGGATCATCCGCAAGGCGACCGGCGTGCGACCGAAGATTCAGGAGGCGGCGTTCGAATGCCAGCGCTGTGGAACCTTGACTTACATTCCGCAGTCGGGCGGGGATTTTCAGGAACCCCACGAGTGTCAGGGCTGTGAGCGACAGGGACCGTTCCGCATCAACTTCGACCAGTCGGAGTTCATCGACTCACAGAAGCTCCGCGTACAGGAGAGTCCCGAGGGACTCCGCGGCGGCGAGACGCCACAGAGTATCGACGTGCACATCGAGGACGACATCACCGGCCACGTCTCGCCCGGCGACCACGTGACCGTGACGGGCGTCCTCCACCTCGAACAGCAAGGGAGCGGCCAGGAGAAATCCGCCGTCTTCGACGTGTACATGGAGGGCGTGTCCGTGGAAATCGAGGACGAGGAGTTCGAGGACATGGACATCACGGACGAGGACAAAGAGCAAATTATCGAACTCTCGAACGAGGGGAACATCTACGAACAGATGGTCGATTCCATCGCCCCGGCCATCTACGGCTACGACCAGGAGAAACTGGCGATGATTCTGCAGTTGTTCTCCGGCGTGACGAAACACCTCCCGGACGGGTCGCGGATTCGCGGCGACCTGCACATGCTCCTGATCGGGGATCCGGGTACGGGTAAGTCCCAGATGCTGTCCTATATACAACATATTGCGCCGCGGTCCGTCTACACCTCCGGGAAAGGGTCCTCCTCCGCAGGGCTGACGGCTGCGGCGGTACGCGACGACTTCGGCGACGGGCAGCAGTGGACGCTCGAAGCGGGTGCGTTGGTGCTCGCGGACAAGGGTATCGCGGCGGTGGACGAACTGGACAAGATGAGTCCGGAGGACCGGTCCGCCATGCACGAGGGGCTGGAACAGCAGAAAATCAGCGTGAGCAAAGCGGGGATCAACGCGACGTTAAAGTCCCGCTGTTCGCTTCTCGGCGCGGCGAACCCGAAGTACGGGCGATTCGACCAGTACGAGTCCATCGGCGAGCAGATCAACCTCGAACCCGCGCTGATCTCCCGATTCGACCTCATTTTCACCGTGACGGACAAACCGGACCCGGATCACGACTCGCAACTGGCAGAACACATCCTCCAGACCAACTTCGCGGGCGAGTTGAACACGCAGCGGACGGAAATCAACGCGCCGAACATCACGGAAGAACAGGTCAACAGCCAGACGGAGGAGGTGGCACCGGCGATAGATGCCGAACTCCTCCGGAAGTACATCGCCTACGCGAAATCGAACGTCTATCCGACGATGACCGAGGAAGCCCGCGAGGCGATTCGTGATTTCTACGTCGATTTGCGCTCGAAGGGGACGGACGAGGACGCCCCGATTCCGGTCACGGCCCGGAAGCTGGAGGCGCTCGTTCGTCTCGCCGAAGCGAGCGCTCGCGTTCGACTGTCGGATACGGTCGAACGGAAGGATGCGGACCGCGTTATCGAAATCGTTCGGTCGTGTCTACAGGACATCGGCGTGGACCCGGAGACCGGACAGTTCGACGCCGACGTGGTGGAAACGGGGACCTCGAAGTCCCAACGAGACCGCATCAAGAACATCAAACAACTCATCGCGGACATC is part of the Haladaptatus paucihalophilus DX253 genome and encodes:
- a CDS encoding minichromosome maintenance protein MCM, whose translation is MARAENTELIDRFEQFYRNYYRNEIGELAQSYPNEKRSLYINWNDLYQYDADIADDYLAQPQQLQEYAEEALRLYDLPVDVSLGQAHVRLQNLPEHTDIRAIRARHVNTMVSVQGIIRKATGVRPKIQEAAFECQRCGTLTYIPQSGGDFQEPHECQGCERQGPFRINFDQSEFIDSQKLRVQESPEGLRGGETPQSIDVHIEDDITGHVSPGDHVTVTGVLHLEQQGSGQEKSAVFDVYMEGVSVEIEDEEFEDMDITDEDKEQIIELSNEGNIYEQMVDSIAPAIYGYDQEKLAMILQLFSGVTKHLPDGSRIRGDLHMLLIGDPGTGKSQMLSYIQHIAPRSVYTSGKGSSSAGLTAAAVRDDFGDGQQWTLEAGALVLADKGIAAVDELDKMSPEDRSAMHEGLEQQKISVSKAGINATLKSRCSLLGAANPKYGRFDQYESIGEQINLEPALISRFDLIFTVTDKPDPDHDSQLAEHILQTNFAGELNTQRTEINAPNITEEQVNSQTEEVAPAIDAELLRKYIAYAKSNVYPTMTEEAREAIRDFYVDLRSKGTDEDAPIPVTARKLEALVRLAEASARVRLSDTVERKDADRVIEIVRSCLQDIGVDPETGQFDADVVETGTSKSQRDRIKNIKQLIADIEEEYDDGAPVEVVLDRADEIGTDPSKAEHEIDKLKQKGEVYEPSTNHLRTT